A single window of Streptomyces aquilus DNA harbors:
- a CDS encoding WD40/YVTN/BNR-like repeat-containing protein, whose product MTEVLLAVGTRKGLFIGRRRGGTWEFDESPYFNAQAVYSVAIDTRGERPRLLAGGDSAHWGPSVFHSDDLGRTWTEPAQPAVKFPKDTGASLERVWQLHPAAAEPDVVYAGTEPAALYRSEDRGETFTLVRPLWEHPTRSKWVPGGGGEGLHTVVTDKRDPRSVTVAVSTAGVFRTSDGGASWVPSNSGVSAVFLPDPNPEFGQCVHKVAQDPVTPDRLYLQNHWGVYRSDDAGAHWTDIGEGLPSTFGFAMAVHPHRGDTAYVFPINADADRVPADHRCRVFRTTDAGKSWEPLSAGLPQGDHYGTVLRDALCTDDADPAGVYFGNRNGEVFASADDGDSWQQLASHLPDVLCVRAAVVG is encoded by the coding sequence GCGGGGTGGGACCTGGGAGTTCGACGAGAGTCCGTATTTCAACGCGCAGGCCGTGTACTCGGTCGCGATCGACACCCGGGGCGAGCGGCCGCGACTGCTGGCGGGAGGCGACAGCGCACACTGGGGACCGTCGGTGTTCCACTCCGACGACCTCGGCCGCACCTGGACCGAACCGGCCCAGCCCGCCGTCAAGTTCCCGAAGGACACCGGCGCTTCGCTGGAGCGGGTGTGGCAGCTGCATCCGGCGGCCGCGGAGCCGGACGTGGTCTACGCGGGCACCGAACCGGCGGCGCTCTACCGCTCGGAGGACCGCGGCGAGACCTTCACGCTGGTCCGCCCGCTGTGGGAGCACCCGACCCGGTCGAAATGGGTTCCGGGCGGCGGCGGGGAGGGGCTGCACACGGTCGTCACGGACAAGCGTGACCCGCGCTCGGTGACGGTCGCCGTGTCGACCGCCGGGGTGTTCAGGACGTCTGACGGCGGGGCGAGTTGGGTGCCCTCCAACTCCGGTGTCTCCGCGGTGTTCCTGCCCGATCCCAACCCGGAGTTCGGCCAGTGCGTGCACAAGGTCGCCCAGGACCCGGTGACCCCCGACCGGCTGTATCTGCAGAACCACTGGGGCGTCTACCGCAGCGACGACGCGGGCGCGCACTGGACCGACATCGGCGAGGGGCTGCCATCCACGTTCGGTTTCGCGATGGCCGTCCACCCGCACCGCGGCGACACCGCGTACGTGTTCCCGATCAACGCCGACGCGGACCGGGTGCCCGCCGACCACCGCTGCCGGGTGTTCCGTACGACGGACGCGGGCAAGAGCTGGGAACCCTTGTCCGCCGGTCTGCCGCAGGGCGACCACTACGGCACGGTGCTGCGCGACGCGCTGTGCACCGACGACGCGGACCCGGCCGGGGTGTACTTCGGCAACCGCAACGGCGAGGTGTTCGCCTCGGCCGACGACGGCGACAGCTGGCAGCAGCTCGCCTCGCATCTGCCGGACGTGCTGTGTGTGCGGGCCGCGGTG